In the genome of Raphanus sativus cultivar WK10039 chromosome 4, ASM80110v3, whole genome shotgun sequence, one region contains:
- the LOC108850780 gene encoding uncharacterized protein LOC108850780, with protein MEVRHGALSTANESYVIIASAISLSSCQISATHHHHHHHHIIKHHPCQH; from the exons ATGGAAGTGAGACATGGAGCGTTGTCGACTGCTAATGAGAGTTATGTCATCATAGCTTCTGCCATTTCACTCTCATCTTGTCAAATCAGCGccactcatcatcatcatcatcatcatcatatcatCAAACATCATCCAT GTCAACATTGA
- the LOC108852992 gene encoding 3-dehydrosphinganine reductase TSC10A-like: protein MLQNRNHLRHLHLYAVKSCRCVDCESRCLYIKGAFNVVEASLPAMKARQGRGPRLISVGCLWLCCLFWEQVWDSRFSTITPTKFIAYDIHVTLVFPPDTDTLGLRKNRRAGLRSLP from the exons ATGCTACAAAATAGGAATCATCTCCGTCACCTCCATCTCTACGCCGTCAAATCCTGTCGATGTGTTGATTGTGAATCAAGGTGTCTTTACATCAAAGGAGCTTTTAACGTGGTTGAGGCTTCTTTGCCCGCCATGAAAGCAAGGCAAGGTCGTGGACCTCGTCTTATCTCAG TTGGGTGTCTATGGCTATGCTGCCTATTCTGGGAGCAAGTTTGGGATTCAAGGTTTAGCACAATCACTCCAACAAAATTTATTGCTTATGACATTCATGTCACTCTTGTTTTTCCTCCCGACACTGATACACTTGGTTTGAGAAAG AACAGAAGAGCAGGCCTGAGGTCACTGCCATAA
- the LOC108855648 gene encoding cytochrome P450 708A2 — protein sequence MSFMWNVEILIIALVVVRISQWLYRWSNPNVKFNGKLPPGSMGFPLFGETFDFFKPCGFLEIPPFFQNRIKRYGSLFRTNIMGSKTVVSTDSDVIFEIFRQENQSFELSYPDVFVKVLGKDNLFFKTGDIHKHIKKNTMHLIGSEGLKISMIRSMNQATREHLNWKASEGTFDLKDAVSSLIASYMTPKLISNLKPETQAKLIDHFKAFNLDWIRSPFAPSTWKIIYNVLKASKGAMHVIKEALKKRKESREQHGDFLHTLLEEMEKEGSIYDEASVINLLLTIGVISKDTTSVATALMVNLLSKNPKVLAELKREHAAILQKREDKEAGVSWEEYKYNMIFTNMVINESLRLSNLGSMLFRKALIDVEIKGYTIPAGWIVAVAPSVVHYNSEIYENPLEFNPWRWEGKDLRSVTKTLMVFGGGTRQCVGADFARLQMTVFLHQLVTNYDFSLVQECEMTRTPFPCITKNLLINISPKSPK from the exons ATGAGTTTCATGTGGAACGTTGAGATATTAATCATAGCTTTAGTGGTTGTGAGGATTAGCCAGTGGTTGTACCGATGGTCGAACCCAAACGTTAAGTTCAATGGCAAGTTACCTCCGGGTTCAATGGGGTTTCCGCTCTTTGGAGAGACATTTGATTTCTTTAAGCCTTGTGGATTTCTCGAGATCCCACCTTTTTTTCAGAATAGGATAAAAAG GTACGGGTCGTTGTTTCGGACCAATATTATGGGTTCCAAAACTGTGGTTTCTACGGACTCAGATGTTATCTTCGAGATTTTTCGACAAGAGAACCAGTCTTTCGAACTTAGCTATCCTGATGTTTTTGTCAAGGTTCTTGGAAAAGATAATTTGTTTTTCAAGACAGGGGACATCCACAAGcatataaagaaaaacactaTGCATCTTATTGGCTCCGAAGGCTTAAAGATAAGTATGATAAGAAGCATGAATCAGGCAACCCGCGAGCATCTTAACTGGAAGGCTAGCGAAGGCACATTCGACCTTAAGGATGCAGTTTCAAGT TTGATAGCATCGTACATGACACCGAAGCTGATAAGTAACCTCAAACCAGAGACTCAAGCAAAACTTATAGATCATTTCAAGGCCTTCAACTTAGATTGGATCCGGTCCCCCTTTGCTCCCTCCACCTGGAAGATTATTTACAATGTCCTTAAG GCAAGCAAAGGAGCAATGCATGTGATAAAGGAAGCTCTCAAGAAGAGGAAAGAGTCAAGAGAACAACATGGAGACTTCCTACACACGTTACTAGAGGAGATGGAGAAAGAAGGCAGCATTTATGACGAAGCGTCTGTTATAAACCTTCTCTTAACTATTGGAGTCATCTCTAAAGATACTACATCCGTCGCTACTGCCTTGATGGTGAACTTGCTATCCAAAAACCCAAAAGTGCTTGCAGAGCTGAAG AGAGAGCATGCGGCGATCTTACAAaagagagaagataaagaagctGGAGTTAGCTGGGAAGAATACAAATACAACATGATTTTCACCAACATG GTGATCAATGAGTCGCTTCGACTGTCAAACTTGGGTTCCATGTTATTTAGAAAGGCCCTGATAGATGTTGAAATCAAAG GATATACAATTCCAGCGGGTTGGATCGTGGCCGTTGCACCATCTGTGGTTCACTATAATTCTGAAATCTATGAGAATCCGTTGGAGTTCAATCCCTGGAGATGGGag GGGAAAGATTTGAGGTCAGTGACTAAAACTTTGATGGTGTTTGGAGGTGGAACCAGACAGTGTGTAGGAGCAGATTTTGCAAGGCTTCAAATGACAGTCTTCCTTCACCAGCTTGTCACCAATTATGATTTCTCCTTGGTCCAAGAATGTGAGATGACTAGGACACCTTTTCCTTGCATCACCAAGAACCTGCTTATAAACATCTCCCCAAAGTCTCCCAAGTGA
- the LOC108855657 gene encoding casein kinase II subunit alpha-4, chloroplastic, translating into MAFRPIGFTISSLRNNASAAANDLRFSFLSISPSSSSNLLSSLRRFASSASLHRQQQQQQQQPRANKSETLAQKIGKSIRRAGAPSKARVYADVNVIKPKDYWDYESLAVQWGAQDDYEVVRKVGRGKYSEVFEGIHATDDEKCVIKILKPVKKKKIKREIKILQNLCGGPNIVKLLDIVRDQQSKTPSLIFEHVNNKDFKVLYPTLSDYDVRYYIFELLKALDFCHSRGIMHRDVKPHNVMIDHEQRKLRLIDWGLAEFYHPGKEYNVRVASRYFKGPELLVDLMDYDYSLDLWSLGCMFAGMIFRKEPFFYGHDNYDQLVKIAKVLGTDELNTYLNRYRIELDPNLASLVGRHSRKPWSKFINSENQHLAVPEAVDFVDKLLKYDHQERPTAKEAMAHPYFNPIRNAESSRTTPRGQ; encoded by the exons atggCCTTTAGGCCTATCGGATTCACAATCTCCTCTCTTCGCAACAACGCTTCCGCCGCCGCCAACGACCTCCGCTTCTCCTTCCTCTCCAtctctccctcctcctcctcgaaCCTCCTCTCCTCTCTCCGTCGATTCGCATCCAGCGCCTCTCTCCACCgccagcaacaacaacaacaacaacaaccccGCGCGAATAAATCGGAAACGCTGGCGCAGAAGATCGGTAAATCAATCCGGCGTGCCGGTGCGCCGTCTAAGGCTAGGGTTTACGCCGATGTCAACGTCATTAAACCCAAGGATTATTGGGACTACGAGTCCCTCGCTGTTCAATGGGG TGCACAGGATGATTACGAGGTGGTTAGGAAGGTGGGAAGGGGAAAATACAGTGAGGTCTTTGAAGGCATCCACGCCACTGATGACGAGAAATGCGTTATCAAGATCTTGAAGCctgtcaagaagaagaag attaagagagagattaaGATTCTGCAGAACCTCTGCGGCGGGCCGAATATTGTCAAGTTGCTCGACATTGTTAGAGATCAGCAGTCCAAGACGCCCAGCTTGATATTCGAGCATGTCAACAATAAGGATTTTAAAGTCCTCTATCCGACTCTCTCTGACTATGATGTTAGATACTATATCTTTGAGCTTCTGAAG GCGTTGGATTTCTGCCATTCGCGTGGAATCATGCACAGAGATGTGAAACCGCATAATGTTATGATTGATCACGAGCAACGTAAGCTACGCTTAATCGACTGGGGTTTGGCAGAGTTCTACCATCCTGGGAAAGAATACAATGTTCGTGTTGCTTCAAG ATACTTTAAAGGTCCAGAGCTGCTGGTGGATTTAATGGATTATGACTATTCATTAGACCTGTGGAGTCTTGGCTGTATGTTTGCTGGAATG ATATTCCGCAAGGAACCTTTCTTTTATGGTCATGACAACTATGATCAATTGGTCAAAATCGCTAAG GTACTCGGTACAGACGAACTCAACACCTACCTAAACAGATATCGCATTGAGTTGGACCCTAATCTTGCATCCCTCGTTGGGAG ACATAGCCGCAAGCCATGGTCAAAGTTCATCAATTCCGAAAACCAGCACTTGGCAGTTCCTGAG GCTGTTGATTTTGTGGACAAGTTACTGAAATATGATCACCAAGAAAGACCAACTGCTAAAGAAGCAATG GCACATCCGTATTTCAACCCGATTAGAAATGCAGAAAGCAGTCGCACCACCCCGCGTGGCCAATGA
- the LOC108834057 gene encoding putative expansin-B2 has translation MAILVLEQCYNILNLLFVLTFVLLNSAHCFNPKSLNVSAVAEDSDWSLAGATFYGLPTGYGTDDGACGYKNAVAQAPFSSMVSAGGPSLYKSGRGCGACYQIKCTSNQACSTNPVTVVITDECQGCVRESFHFDLSGTAFGAMAVPGQDSQLRDAGVLQILFRRVECNYNGETVVFQVDNGSNAYYFAALVKYVNGDGEIGLVELKQALGSDTWLPMSHSWGAVWKLAVTSPLRAPLSLRLTYLDSGETVVASDVIPAGWQPGAKYKSNVNFQV, from the exons ATGGCAATTCTTGTCTTAGAACAATGTTACAATATCTTGAACTTGCTCTTTGTTCTAACTTTTGTTCTATTGAACTCTGCTCATTGCTTTAACCCAAAAAGTCTCAATGTTTCGGCAGTAGCGGAGGATTCCGATTGGTCTCTGGCCGGAGCTACGTTCTATGGCCTCCCCACAGGCTACGGAACCGacg aTGGAGCGTGTGGATATAAAAATGCTGTGGCACAAGCTCCATTTTCGTCCATGGTATCAGCCGGAGGTCCGTCGTTGTATAAGTCGGGGAGAGGATGTGGTGCATGTTATCAG ATAAAATGCACTTCGAACCAGGCGTGTTCGACCAATCCGGTTACGGTAGTGATTACAGACGAATGTCAAGGATGCGTCAGAGAGTCGTTCCATTTCGATTTGAGCGGTACAGCGTTTGGTGCGATGGCCGTTCCCGGGCAAGATAGTCAGCTTCGAGATGCCGGAGTTTTGCAGATTCTTTTTAGAAG AGTTGAGTGCAACTATAATGGCGAAACGGTGGTGTTTCAAGTGGACAATGGTTCAAATGCCTACTACTTCGCGGCTTTGGTGAAGTATGTAAACGGCGACGGGGAAATAGGCTTAGTTGAACTCAAACAAGCGTTAGGTTCTGATACATGGCTTCCGATGAGCCACTCATGGGGTGCGGTTTGGAAGCTTGCAGTGACGTCACCTCTGCGAGCTCCACTGTCTCTCCGGTTGACTTATCTAGACTCCGGCGAGACCGTTGTGGCTTCTGATGTTATACCGGCCGGTTGGCAGCCTGGTGCAAAGTACAAATCGAACGTAAACTTTCAAGTATAG